From a region of the Corvus cornix cornix isolate S_Up_H32 chromosome 2, ASM73873v5, whole genome shotgun sequence genome:
- the FRRS1L gene encoding DOMON domain-containing protein FRRS1L, with product MAERSRGARRRLLLLLLLAGSAASPAEEGGGRREAGGGEHGEEAARHHDSSYGTFASEFYDLRYLSEEGYPFPAAPPVDPFAKIRVDDCGKTKGCFRYGKPGCNAETCDYFLSYRRIGADVEFELSADTDGWVAVGFSSDKKMGGDDVMACVHDDNGRVRIQHFYNVGQWAKEIQRNPARDEEGVFENNRVTCRFKRPVYVPREETIVDLHLSWYYLFAWGPAIQGSITRHDIDSPPVSERVVSIYKYEDIFMPSAAYQTFSSPFCLLLIVALTFYLLMGTP from the exons atggcgGAGCGGAGCCGCGGCGCTCGGCGgcggctgctcctgctgctgctcctggccgGCTCCGCCGCCAGCCCGGCGGAGgagggcggcgggcggcgcgaGGCGGGCGGCGGGGAGCACGGGGAGGAGGCGGCGCGGCACCACGACTCCTCGTACGGCACCTTCGCCAGCGAGTTCTACGACCTGCGCTACCTCTCCGAGGAGG GTTaccctttccctgctgctcctcctgtggACCCATTTGCAAAAATCAGAGTGGATGACTGTGGAAAAACCAAGGGATGCTTCAG GTATGGTAAACCTGGATGTAATGCAGAAACTTGTGACTACTTCCTAAGCTACCGCAGAATTGGAGCTGATGTTGAATTTGAGTTGAGTGCTGACACAGATGGCTGGGTGGCAGTGGGATTTTCCTCAGACAAGAAAATG GGAGGAGATGATGTCATGGCTTGCGTTCATGATGATAACGGAAGAGTCCGAATACAGCACTTCTATAATGTTGGTCAGTGGGCTAAAGAAATCCAGAGAAATCCTGCTCGAGATGAGGAAGGGGTTTTTGAAAACAACCGTGTAACGTGTCGATTCAAGCGTCCTGTGTATGTTCCCCGAGAAGAAACCATCGTAGATTTGCACTTGAGTTGGTACTACCTGTTTGCTTGGGGTCCAGCAATCCAGG GTTCTATAACTCGTCACGATATAGACTCTCCACCCGTGTCAGAGCGTGTTGTCAGTATTTACAAGTATGAAGATATTTTCATGCCTTCGGCTGCCTATCAgaccttctcttctcctttctgcttgcTCCTCATTGTTGCACTGACCTTCTATTTATTGATGGGAACCCCATGA